A part of Sulfurimonas sp. HSL-1716 genomic DNA contains:
- the ald gene encoding alanine dehydrogenase has translation MIIGVPKEIKTDEYRVSVTPAGAAELIKEGHTLYVQNGAGEGSGFSDAEYEKAGAVLLSDAAELFRSADMIVKVKEPIPSEYGLFKEKQILFTYLHLAADRVQTEFLLEKKIRAFSYETLEVNGNLPLLEPMSEVAGKMASLMGSVHLGKYHGGSGLLAGGVVGTHKAKVMILGGGVAGKAAAEVAAGLGADVTIVDINMERLHYLNDVMPSNVATLYSSHQTIKDLLPHCDIVVGTVLIHGAKTPKLITKEMLCLMKKGSVLVDVSIDQGGCFETSHPTTHTHPTFIKEGIVHYCVSNMPGAYPHTSTYALTNATLKYVKALARYGAQNVCKEVPVMISSLNTYDGVLYNKAVGDAHGISSKTFV, from the coding sequence ATGATTATCGGTGTACCAAAAGAGATAAAAACGGATGAGTACCGCGTGTCGGTTACGCCTGCGGGCGCGGCAGAACTCATTAAAGAGGGGCATACTCTTTATGTCCAAAACGGTGCCGGCGAAGGAAGCGGTTTTAGCGACGCGGAGTATGAAAAAGCGGGAGCGGTGCTTTTAAGTGACGCCGCAGAGCTTTTCAGGTCGGCGGACATGATAGTCAAAGTAAAAGAGCCGATTCCTTCGGAGTACGGTCTTTTTAAAGAAAAACAGATACTTTTCACATATCTTCATCTGGCGGCGGACAGAGTGCAGACGGAGTTCTTGCTGGAGAAAAAGATAAGAGCTTTTTCGTACGAAACACTGGAGGTAAACGGGAATCTGCCGCTGCTGGAGCCGATGAGCGAAGTGGCTGGGAAGATGGCCTCTCTCATGGGAAGCGTGCATCTCGGAAAGTATCACGGCGGCAGCGGTCTGCTTGCAGGCGGGGTTGTTGGAACGCATAAAGCCAAAGTGATGATACTCGGCGGAGGCGTCGCTGGAAAAGCCGCTGCCGAGGTTGCCGCTGGTTTGGGTGCTGATGTGACCATCGTAGACATAAACATGGAACGTCTGCATTATCTAAATGACGTAATGCCCTCCAACGTCGCTACGCTTTACAGTTCGCATCAGACCATCAAAGATCTGCTGCCTCATTGCGACATTGTCGTGGGAACAGTACTTATCCACGGTGCAAAAACACCCAAGCTTATCACAAAAGAGATGCTCTGTCTTATGAAAAAAGGCAGCGTCCTTGTCGATGTTTCGATAGATCAGGGCGGATGCTTCGAGACTTCTCATCCCACTACCCACACTCATCCGACATTCATAAAAGAGGGAATCGTGCATTACTGCGTGAGCAATATGCCAGGAGCCTACCCGCACACATCGACATACGCACTCACAAATGCGACGCTGAAGTATGTAAAGGCGTTGGCCCGCTATGGAGCACAAAACGTCTGCAAAGAAGTGCCCGTGATGATAAGTTCGCTCAACACGTATGACGGCGTACTCTACAACAAAGCTGTCGGCGATGCTCACGGCATAAGTAGTAAAACTTTCGTATAA
- a CDS encoding hemerythrin family protein codes for MNEDLHVNIPLMDEKHEEFLTLLSNIRSCEKNEFLPLFKEMIEHTKEHFAFEEELMKKYEFYAKGEHLDEHKNLLGEMEYFYEKAQKLPVFGKSYIDDYAYDKFRRHIINIDSQLAMFFKERGIEL; via the coding sequence ATGAACGAAGACCTGCATGTGAACATACCCCTTATGGATGAAAAGCATGAGGAGTTCTTAACGCTCCTCTCAAATATCCGCTCCTGCGAAAAAAATGAGTTTCTGCCTCTTTTTAAAGAGATGATCGAGCATACGAAAGAACACTTTGCTTTTGAAGAGGAGTTGATGAAGAAGTATGAGTTCTATGCAAAAGGGGAGCATCTCGACGAACACAAGAACCTGCTTGGCGAGATGGAGTATTTTTATGAGAAGGCGCAGAAACTGCCTGTGTTTGGAAAATCCTACATAGACGACTACGCATACGACAAGTTCAGACGCCACATCATCAACATCGACTCGCAGCTTGCGATGTTCTTTAAAGAGAGAGGCATAGAGTTATGA
- a CDS encoding NifX-associated nitrogen fixation protein, translated as MSEVMEFNAFTQELIRQLRATDQFGSWAKMSDEELLAKKYVKTKEDLKQIPIIADIDEMLIGEIKMIFKAVALQFERKTGVMCNVVMEMSHEGFGRCIVIADKIVLVDKYFKDAHRFSFRTLEKLYEEGEKYLNASFEIYNKFKPCI; from the coding sequence ATGAGTGAAGTAATGGAGTTTAATGCGTTTACACAGGAGCTGATACGTCAGCTAAGAGCGACGGATCAGTTTGGCAGCTGGGCAAAAATGAGCGACGAGGAGCTGCTCGCTAAAAAATATGTCAAGACAAAAGAGGATCTCAAACAGATCCCCATCATCGCTGATATAGACGAGATGCTTATCGGCGAGATCAAGATGATATTTAAAGCCGTCGCGCTTCAGTTCGAACGCAAAACGGGAGTCATGTGCAATGTCGTGATGGAGATGAGTCATGAAGGATTCGGACGCTGTATCGTCATAGCAGACAAAATAGTGCTGGTGGATAAATATTTCAAAGACGCTCACCGTTTTAGTTTCAGGACTTTGGAAAAGCTCTACGAAGAGGGCGAGAAGTATTTAAACGCTTCATTTGAGATCTACAATAAATTTAAACCATGTATATAA
- a CDS encoding flavodoxin domain-containing protein has translation MAKVGIFVGSSGGVTLSAAQMLEGLLEDAELINMEEDYDDLEQFEEFDVLLIGSSTWGQGDPQRDWVDPLYEMQNEEPDFSGKKAAFFGAGDQKSHPEEFVTALGKMKDIFSNLGADTDFGHTSTSGYSYKYSYAERGGKFCGLAIDDINQKELTAKRIAEWAAQIKREMGI, from the coding sequence ATGGCAAAAGTAGGCATATTTGTAGGAAGCAGCGGCGGAGTCACACTGAGTGCGGCGCAGATGCTGGAGGGACTCTTGGAGGATGCGGAACTTATCAATATGGAAGAAGATTACGATGATCTGGAGCAGTTTGAAGAGTTTGACGTTCTGCTCATCGGTTCATCCACTTGGGGACAGGGCGATCCTCAGCGAGACTGGGTAGATCCGCTTTACGAGATGCAAAACGAGGAGCCTGACTTCAGCGGCAAAAAAGCGGCATTTTTCGGTGCGGGCGATCAAAAAAGCCACCCTGAAGAGTTTGTCACGGCTTTGGGAAAGATGAAAGATATCTTCTCCAATCTCGGTGCAGACACCGATTTCGGTCATACCTCTACGAGTGGGTACTCTTACAAATATTCGTATGCTGAAAGAGGCGGAAAGTTCTGCGGACTTGCGATAGACGATATAAACCAAAAGGAGCTTACGGCAAAAAGAATCGCGGAGTGGGCAGCACAGATCAAACGGGAGATGGGAATCTAA
- a CDS encoding nitrogen fixation protein NifZ, with translation MAFTHAQANQISASTKDEILPVFRLGQRVRITKPVRNDGSNPFEAPDAVLVQPGAEGYIKYIGDWLQVIRIYEVHFIEEGHTYGCREAELEAIDDLDGYDEVQEELRWLREHRENKAKESLFSQSQKEGEPN, from the coding sequence ATGGCGTTCACGCATGCACAAGCCAATCAAATCTCAGCTTCAACTAAAGACGAGATCCTTCCCGTTTTTCGTTTGGGACAGCGGGTACGCATAACCAAGCCCGTCAGAAACGACGGATCGAATCCTTTTGAAGCGCCCGATGCTGTTTTGGTACAGCCGGGAGCCGAGGGGTATATCAAGTATATCGGCGACTGGCTTCAGGTCATACGCATATATGAAGTCCATTTTATAGAAGAGGGGCATACTTACGGCTGCCGCGAAGCCGAACTCGAAGCCATTGACGATCTGGACGGATACGATGAAGTACAAGAGGAGCTGAGATGGCTCCGTGAACACAGAGAGAACAAAGCCAAAGAGAGCTTGTTCTCGCAATCCCAAAAAGAAGGAGAACCGAACTAA
- the nifE gene encoding nitrogenase iron-molybdenum cofactor biosynthesis protein NifE — MVNRAKIKELMNESACSHNKDKKKGEGCDKPKPGLAAGGCAFDGAQISLFPYADAIHLVHGPQTCLGASWETRETLTSYEGRDHTVMGFTTGITTNDVIFGGDKRLADSIDYIMQNYKPEAVFVYSTCVTALVGDDIDMTCKLASEKHGIPVVPVHAPGFVGGKNLGSRLAGEAVLENLIGTKEPEFTTPYDINLIGDYNVTGDMWQYLPIFEKIGIRVLSSLSGDGRVGDIRCAHRAKLNVIVCAKSLITLCRKMQENYGIPWVSVSFYGKRDTTFAIMEIVKALGDEALIKKAKEVIAQEEAKLEEALQEYKALFAGKKAVLNTGGNKAWSIASGLQDLGIEVVATSIRKSTEDDIAKAREYLGENGLLMKAPASEQAKAIDERGAHILLAGGRSLYTAIKKKISFIDVNQEKKVSYGGYGGLLNLAEDLKHAFNNPVFANVSKKAPWEAE; from the coding sequence ATGGTCAACCGTGCAAAGATAAAAGAGCTGATGAACGAAAGTGCCTGCTCGCACAACAAAGATAAAAAAAAGGGTGAAGGCTGCGACAAACCAAAGCCGGGACTCGCAGCGGGAGGATGCGCATTTGACGGTGCGCAGATCTCCCTTTTTCCCTACGCCGATGCAATCCACTTAGTCCACGGCCCTCAGACCTGTCTGGGAGCTTCATGGGAGACGAGGGAGACGCTTACCTCTTATGAGGGGCGCGACCATACCGTGATGGGTTTTACCACGGGCATCACTACAAACGACGTTATATTCGGAGGTGATAAAAGACTCGCCGATTCCATCGACTATATTATGCAAAACTACAAACCAGAAGCGGTCTTTGTCTACTCCACTTGTGTGACCGCGCTGGTGGGCGATGATATCGATATGACATGCAAACTGGCAAGCGAGAAGCACGGCATCCCCGTAGTTCCCGTGCATGCACCCGGTTTTGTAGGCGGAAAGAACCTCGGTTCGCGTCTTGCGGGCGAAGCGGTACTCGAAAATCTCATAGGCACGAAAGAACCGGAATTTACGACGCCCTATGACATCAACCTCATAGGAGATTACAACGTAACGGGCGACATGTGGCAGTATCTTCCCATCTTTGAAAAGATAGGCATCAGGGTGCTCAGCTCGCTCAGCGGTGACGGACGCGTGGGAGACATAAGGTGTGCGCACCGTGCGAAACTCAATGTCATCGTCTGTGCGAAATCGCTTATCACGCTTTGCAGAAAGATGCAGGAAAACTACGGTATCCCTTGGGTATCCGTATCGTTCTACGGAAAACGCGATACGACCTTTGCGATCATGGAGATAGTAAAAGCTCTGGGTGATGAGGCGCTCATCAAAAAAGCAAAAGAGGTGATAGCCCAAGAAGAGGCGAAACTTGAAGAGGCTTTGCAGGAGTACAAGGCACTTTTTGCAGGTAAAAAAGCGGTGCTCAATACGGGTGGAAACAAGGCTTGGTCCATCGCATCGGGACTTCAAGACCTCGGCATAGAAGTGGTAGCCACTTCCATCCGCAAATCCACCGAAGACGACATCGCAAAAGCAAGAGAGTACCTCGGCGAGAACGGACTGCTCATGAAAGCCCCCGCAAGCGAACAGGCAAAAGCGATTGATGAAAGAGGTGCGCACATACTGCTTGCGGGAGGCCGAAGCCTCTACACCGCCATCAAGAAAAAGATATCGTTCATCGACGTGAATCAGGAGAAAAAAGTGAGCTACGGCGGTTACGGCGGACTGCTCAATCTTGCAGAGGACCTCAAACATGCGTTTAACAACCCGGTCTTTGCAAACGTATCTAAAAAAGCGCCGTGGGAGGCCGAATGA
- the cowN gene encoding N(2)-fixation sustaining protein CowN — translation MSKKDRYITFENIDCYNDAKAVLDAMYELFSLKPESKNEFWERFETKLPQDYANNPLDDLGRDTLYQVCSNVFYIEELFETYEFEKGLRFLQTAEFDCC, via the coding sequence TTGAGTAAAAAAGACAGGTATATCACATTTGAAAACATCGACTGCTATAACGACGCCAAAGCGGTCTTGGACGCCATGTACGAGCTTTTTTCGCTAAAGCCAGAATCTAAAAACGAGTTTTGGGAAAGGTTTGAGACGAAACTGCCGCAAGACTATGCGAACAACCCGCTTGACGATCTGGGCAGGGACACACTTTATCAGGTCTGCTCGAACGTATTTTACATCGAAGAGCTTTTTGAGACATACGAGTTTGAAAAAGGATTGAGGTTTTTACAGACGGCGGAGTTCGACTGCTGTTAA
- the nifX gene encoding nitrogen fixation protein NifX produces MGESTKITVEGSSPLENAIKVAFATKDMQSVNAHFGGAKEFVVYKVSKEGFELSEVVKTDTEDMEGDDKTDFKVKALKGINIMYCESIGGTAAAKVIRSGINPMKVQEPRAIEDILKELVVMLKNNPPPWVKKAMNIQTKNDPRLERWTVE; encoded by the coding sequence ATGGGTGAAAGTACAAAAATAACTGTCGAGGGAAGCAGTCCTTTAGAAAACGCGATAAAAGTGGCATTTGCCACAAAAGATATGCAGAGTGTCAACGCGCACTTCGGCGGTGCCAAAGAGTTCGTCGTCTATAAAGTCTCAAAAGAGGGTTTTGAGCTGAGCGAAGTCGTCAAAACGGACACGGAAGATATGGAGGGCGACGACAAGACCGATTTTAAGGTCAAAGCGCTCAAAGGGATCAACATCATGTACTGCGAATCCATCGGCGGAACGGCGGCGGCCAAAGTGATCCGCAGCGGCATAAACCCAATGAAAGTTCAAGAACCCCGAGCGATCGAAGATATTTTAAAAGAGCTGGTCGTCATGCTAAAGAACAATCCTCCGCCTTGGGTTAAAAAAGCTATGAACATACAGACAAAAAACGACCCGCGCCTGGAGCGCTGGACGGTAGAATAA
- a CDS encoding 2Fe-2S iron-sulfur cluster binding domain-containing protein, giving the protein MTTRVEIINDFLAINVRPGKTIQDIVEASGSALPFGCRDGECGTCIVTIESGMEYLSDVTDKEKAVMKMLNETNPKARLSCQMKIVEPNGLVRLKY; this is encoded by the coding sequence ATGACAACACGTGTAGAAATAATAAATGACTTCTTGGCGATCAACGTAAGACCGGGCAAAACGATCCAAGACATCGTAGAAGCATCCGGAAGCGCGCTGCCGTTTGGATGCCGTGACGGTGAATGCGGTACCTGCATCGTTACCATAGAATCGGGCATGGAGTATCTAAGCGACGTGACGGACAAAGAAAAAGCCGTCATGAAGATGCTCAACGAAACAAACCCAAAAGCACGCCTCTCCTGCCAGATGAAGATCGTCGAACCAAACGGTCTTGTACGCCTCAAATACTAA
- a CDS encoding nitrogenase-stabilizing/protective protein NifW, producing the protein MSRLQEFESLSDTEDFFDFFDLEYDERLVYVKRFHIMKKYGEMINKAKENDLGSDEKTLEYYKFALISVYKNFENGYSPSAAEIWDTFCKPSACSTCSTSMSCNDIEEVSHGVHACTSQSNLSFN; encoded by the coding sequence ATGAGCAGACTTCAGGAATTTGAATCGCTAAGCGATACGGAAGATTTTTTTGACTTTTTCGACCTTGAGTACGATGAGCGTTTGGTTTACGTAAAAAGATTTCATATCATGAAAAAATACGGAGAGATGATAAACAAAGCCAAAGAGAATGATCTGGGAAGTGATGAAAAAACACTTGAGTATTATAAGTTCGCTCTGATCAGCGTGTACAAGAACTTTGAAAACGGCTACTCCCCCTCTGCTGCGGAAATATGGGACACGTTTTGCAAACCTAGCGCCTGCAGCACATGTTCTACATCTATGAGCTGTAACGATATCGAGGAGGTAAGCCATGGCGTTCACGCATGCACAAGCCAATCAAATCTCAGCTTCAACTAA
- the nifN gene encoding nitrogenase iron-molybdenum cofactor biosynthesis protein NifN has translation MMEAQKNIELSRHEHKPLQVNPIKHSQPMGAALAFMGIRNCLPLMHASQGCASYTKVFFTRHFNEPIAMYNTSVSDITAVLDGGDYSVLMSIENITQKNSSMKPELIGLHTTGLTETKGDDVRSIGTHVEIPYCYVNTPDFEGGMESGWALTAKALIQQHTVAVEDVKPNKLLLLPHVSIQPAEIEKVKECCESFGFHTLALPDLSTSLDGCLSDGQGKLGTGAIGIEDIRELASCSTVITLGSSMKIAAEALLKKNPNITHLHFDHLMGLSMNDNFVASLMKIRQIDPTPLLKRWRGRLQDAMLDSHFLIGSSTFVITGEPDMCAGICETLQSAGGTVNAVIATVYSPVLKTIKAKNVFVGDLEDAQEYFKDADLVIGNFHAERILHSQKKHTGLILRGFPNYEELGNQLKNDQLYEGSTYFLFEVANKLREVKHYT, from the coding sequence ATGATGGAAGCACAAAAAAATATAGAGCTAAGCAGACACGAACACAAACCGCTTCAGGTAAACCCTATAAAACACTCTCAGCCTATGGGTGCGGCACTTGCATTTATGGGGATAAGGAACTGCCTTCCGCTGATGCATGCATCGCAAGGATGCGCCTCGTACACAAAGGTATTCTTTACACGCCATTTTAACGAACCCATCGCCATGTACAATACATCCGTAAGTGACATAACGGCGGTTTTAGACGGCGGAGATTATTCCGTTTTGATGTCGATCGAGAACATCACCCAAAAGAACTCTTCCATGAAGCCTGAACTTATCGGGCTGCATACGACGGGGCTCACGGAGACAAAAGGCGATGACGTAAGAAGCATAGGCACGCATGTGGAGATACCCTACTGCTATGTGAACACACCTGATTTTGAAGGCGGTATGGAGAGCGGATGGGCTCTTACTGCAAAGGCGCTGATACAGCAGCACACAGTGGCTGTAGAGGATGTAAAACCAAACAAGCTTCTGCTGCTTCCGCATGTAAGCATACAGCCGGCGGAAATAGAAAAAGTAAAAGAGTGCTGTGAAAGTTTCGGTTTTCATACCCTGGCTCTTCCCGATCTGTCCACTTCTCTTGACGGCTGTCTCAGCGATGGGCAGGGAAAACTCGGCACGGGTGCTATCGGTATTGAGGATATCAGAGAGCTTGCAAGTTGTTCGACCGTCATCACTCTGGGCAGTTCGATGAAGATCGCTGCCGAAGCACTTTTAAAAAAGAATCCGAACATAACGCATCTGCATTTCGATCATCTCATGGGACTCTCTATGAACGACAATTTTGTCGCTTCATTGATGAAAATCAGACAGATCGATCCGACTCCGCTGTTAAAACGCTGGAGAGGAAGACTTCAAGATGCTATGCTCGACAGCCATTTTCTCATCGGCTCGTCAACTTTCGTCATCACCGGCGAGCCCGATATGTGCGCGGGCATATGCGAAACGCTTCAAAGCGCAGGAGGCACCGTAAACGCGGTGATTGCGACCGTTTACAGTCCGGTTTTAAAAACGATAAAAGCAAAAAACGTCTTTGTCGGCGACCTTGAAGACGCACAAGAATACTTTAAAGACGCCGACCTCGTCATCGGCAACTTTCATGCAGAACGGATATTGCACTCACAAAAAAAACACACGGGTTTGATCCTAAGAGGGTTTCCAAACTATGAAGAGCTGGGCAACCAGCTTAAAAACGATCAGCTTTATGAAGGAAGCACCTATTTTCTTTTTGAAGTTGCAAATAAACTTCGTGAAGTGAAGCATTATACATAA
- a CDS encoding TIGR01458 family HAD-type hydrolase — protein MSHFKSILCDIGGVLYVGNIPIKGAIEAVANIKKHYPVRFLTNTTQKSGRQLAASLQKMGFDITQEEIITALDVTKMYLQEKKAGAYYLLTDDAKAFFDDLVFTDIRYVVVGDAQKNFSYENLNTAFSYLHSGATLLAAAKNRYFKDTNEKLSMDAGGFVKALEYAAQTKAKIIGKPSKEFYHLACEILSCKPRDCIMIGDDIESDIGGAKDAGLQTALVKTGKFRDQDLQTGIKADIIIDSIADFIPRV, from the coding sequence ATGTCCCATTTTAAAAGTATCTTGTGCGATATAGGCGGCGTTCTTTACGTCGGTAACATCCCCATAAAAGGAGCGATCGAAGCAGTCGCCAACATCAAAAAGCATTACCCCGTCCGTTTTTTGACAAATACGACGCAAAAAAGCGGCAGACAACTGGCAGCATCCCTGCAAAAGATGGGTTTTGATATCACGCAAGAGGAGATCATCACGGCACTGGACGTGACAAAGATGTACCTCCAAGAGAAAAAAGCGGGAGCCTACTATCTTTTGACAGACGATGCCAAGGCCTTCTTTGACGATCTAGTTTTTACCGACATACGATATGTCGTCGTAGGCGATGCGCAGAAAAATTTCAGCTACGAAAACCTCAACACCGCATTTAGCTATCTTCACTCGGGAGCAACCCTCCTTGCCGCTGCAAAAAACCGCTACTTTAAAGATACGAACGAAAAGCTTAGCATGGATGCGGGAGGATTTGTGAAGGCCCTCGAATATGCAGCGCAAACAAAGGCAAAGATCATCGGCAAACCAAGCAAGGAGTTTTACCACCTAGCCTGCGAGATACTTTCCTGCAAACCTAGGGACTGTATCATGATAGGCGATGACATAGAAAGCGACATAGGCGGAGCAAAAGATGCGGGACTGCAAACGGCTCTTGTAAAAACGGGAAAATTCAGAGATCAAGACCTGCAAACGGGTATAAAAGCAGATATAATCATCGATTCCATCGCGGATTTTATACCTAGAGTATAA